In the genome of Anaerolineaceae bacterium oral taxon 439, the window AAATCGAGGATCCGAATCCCGACGGCATGAACATCCGCGCCAATGACGCCTATGACGAGTTTTTTCTTACGTTCCAAGGGAGACTTCCTTTCTTCCTTTCAGCCGACAGCGGCTTTTTGTAACTGGATTTCGGTTGATTCGATCAGATTTTTCGCGAACAGCATTGAACCGTGGTCCATCTGATATTCGAAGCGGATGACTTTTCCTCCGGCTTGTTCGAATTCCCTGATTTTCTCCTTTTCAGCTTTGGAGCTGAAGCGTTCGTAGTTGCTTGGGACGATAATTGCGTCGTAGGTTTCGGAACCGGAAATTGGTAAATTGGTTTCGGCGCTGAGATGAATAACGTCCGGCTTGGACTGGATATCGCTGTATTTGTGCATGGCCTTGAGCATGATCCCGATGAATTCATGGCTCAGTGCGACGAGAGCGATTTTATCGGTCGGGTTGAGCTTTGCGATCGCTGAAATCGTTTCGGCGGTCGGCGAAAGCGCGAGCGCGTAAACTTTGACGCGGCCTTCGATGGCCTCGTTGATCGACGATTCATGCGTCGTCGTTGTGAAAACGAGATTGAGATCGTCCGGAAGGCGGTCGGGGAAGCTCAGGATCGTTTCGAGGCCATATTCAAAAATATCGGATTCGTTGAATTCGGCGATCTGATCAGCGATCATGTGCCGGGCCTCGGGGTTGCAGTCGATAATCCCAATCGTCAGGCTGGCGGTTTCATGCGCCAGCTTCCGGTATTTCAGGTCCAGCAGGATCCGGATATCGGAGAACGAAAAGCCCATCCGGCCGAGATCCTGAAAAAGGCGGTCGATCGCTTTTTCGGCACGCGCCTGATTGCTGGTGACGAGGGTCCCCGAAGGTTCGCGTTGCTGGGCGGCGCGCTTCGTATCTAAGACGATCGTTCCCCGCCCCTGGATCATCGTGACATAGCCTTCTTCGGTCAGGACCTTGTATGCCTGCTTGATCGTTCCCGGGCTGAGCGCTGCCTCCTCGGCCGCGTTCAGGATCGACGGTAACCGGTCGCCAGGTTTTATTTCTCCGCGCTCGATTTTTTCGCGAATCGAGGCGGCGTATTGCGCGTAGAGACTGATTTTGCTGTGGGTTTCAATCATGTTTGCAGATTCCTTATGCTGTTATTTTTCTCCAGGCCTTAGGGCCGGTTTCGTATAGGTAATTGCCTGAAAAATCGGTAATCACGGTCGCCGGAAAATCGCTGAAGATCAGTTTCTGAACGGCTTCGGTCCCAAGCTCCGGAAACGCGATGACTTCCGCGGCGAGGATCCTTTTTGAGAGGAGGATGCCGGCTCCGCCGGTCGCCGCGAAATAGACAGCCCGGTTCTCGGTCAGGCTTTTTCGGACAGCTTCGCTGCGGTAGCCTTTGCCGATCACGCCTTTAACGCCCAAACTGAGGAGCTTCGGCGTATACGCGTCCATTCGCGAAGCGGTTGTCGGCCCTGCGGAGCCGATAACGAGTCCGGGCGGCGCCGGGGTCGGCCCAACGTAATAGATTACGGCGCCGGCGGGATCAAAAGGAAGCGTTCCCCCGCCGTCGAGGAGCTCGATCATCTTTTTATGCGCGGCGTCTCGGGCCGTGAAAACCGTTCCGCTGATCAGGACGCGGTCGCCCGCGTTCAGGCGCGTCAGTTCCGATAGCGTATCGGCGTCGGTAAAAGGGGCGGTAAGTCGTATGGGATTCATTGTTACAGAGTCCTTGATTCGTGTCGCGCGGCGTGGCAGTTGATATTGACCGCGACGGGCAGCGCGGCAATATGGGTCGGGAGGGTTTCAATGAAGATCGCTAAAACGGTCGTGCGTCCGCCGAATCCCTGCGGCCCGATTCCGCTTCGATTAGCGGCGTCTTCCAGGTCTTTTTCCATTT includes:
- a CDS encoding fumarate hydratase gives rise to the protein MKDSVTMNPIRLTAPFTDADTLSELTRLNAGDRVLISGTVFTARDAAHKKMIELLDGGGTLPFDPAGAVIYYVGPTPAPPGLVIGSAGPTTASRMDAYTPKLLSLGVKGVIGKGYRSEAVRKSLTENRAVYFAATGGAGILLSKRILAAEVIAFPELGTEAVQKLIFSDFPATVITDFSGNYLYETGPKAWRKITA